The following DNA comes from Candidatus Nitrosotalea okcheonensis.
GCAGGATCATCTTTTATGCTTGCACGAAAATATGGTTCAAGACTGGTTGGCTCTTTGATCATAGCTGGTGGAGTAGTTACTATTGTTGGAATGTCTTATGTTAGTACCCTGATACCAAAAATCATACCGGCATATATTGTACCGGAATTAACTCTCTCCCCTATAATATTTACAATATCTTCTATTCCAGTGATTGTCATAGGTGCATTGTTGTTCAGATTGAAACCTGTGCCTAAGAGAGATTACTTTTTTGATAGATGATCAAACCGCATTGAATTTGAGTGTCTCTTAAATCCAATCTTTTCATAAAATGGAATCAACTCGTCTGTACAATCAAGAATTGTTTTATAACATCCTTGTTTTTGAGCATATTTTAAAAGTGCGACAACTATTTGATTGCCAACCCCTTTTCCCTGAAATTCTTTTCTCACGGCCACGTCTTCAATGTGGCCCACCTTGCCTCCACCATGAATGAACTTTTGCTCGATCAAAATACTTGCAGAACCTATTATCTCCGAATTGTCTACTGCAACATATATGACCTGATGTGAATTTTTTGCAATCTTGTCAAAAATTGCATTGGCTTTATTTGGCTTTATTTGGCTTGATTTTCTAAGAGAATCAAGAGAAAGTAAAAATCCATTGAAGATATCTTTTTTTTGTAATTTGCGTATCTTGATGGATGACATGATTTCTAGTCTAAATCCGACCTAGCCGTGTAATGTATTGCTGATAAGCCCTTCTGTATGAAGCCTTGTCTCCAATGTCCAGAAAACCGCTCTTTATGAGGTACCCGTTTACCTTGTTTTTCTTGGCTATTGCACTACGTATCACATCATCCATGCCATATGGCTTGTTTGGAGGTATGAACTTGAATATGCCAGGTTCCATTACATAGCAACCAATATTGATATTTCCTTTAACCTCTGGTTTCTCACGCCATGCATTCACCCTGTTGGCCTTGTCCATTTCTATGAATCCGTATTGTAATTTGGTCTTGTATTCAGACAACCCCATGGTAACAAATGATTTCTTCCTGCGGTGATTTTCTATCATGCCCTTCAAATTGAAATCAAATATGGAATCACCATACAGGCAAACAAAACTATCATCAATGAACTCCTCCGCAGTCTTTAGTTGACCTGCTGTGGCAAGGGGTCTGTTTGCAACTGCATATTCTATTTTTACGCCAAACCTGCTACCGTCTTCAAAATAATCCTCGATTGTTTTTCTTAGGTAACTAACACACAGAACAAACGAATCCACTCCTCCTTGCTTGACCCATTCTATAAGGTGCTCTAAAAGAGGCTTTTCTCCAAGTGGAAGCATTGCTTTTGGAAGAAATATGGTATATGGTTGAAGCCTTGTACCAAGACCTCCAGCTAAAATGACTGCTTTCATGTAAAGCATTCTGGATTTCTGGTATTTATGTTGAAGGATGAAAAGACTTTGTTATCTTCAAAGTTTTTCTCAGAACATCTTCCGGGTTTTTTCCAAAAATTATGATCATTGCTTCTTTTCCAAAATCGCCAGTGTGAAATACAATATCTGGTGGTGTGTTTCTAGTCTTTATTGCTGCCTTGGTGCCCCATGATATGGTGCTACCTTCCTTAACCTTGGCTCTTGCTGGTTCTGTATCCCTGTCATACGATGAAACTTGGAACCCTTTTGAAACTGCATTCTTTATTGTTTTTTTGTCATACTTTAGGTTCAGTGCAGATCTAATGGCCGGAAACTTTCTTGCCATTTCTAATACTGCAGATGCAACATGTTTAGAGCCTTCATATTTGAGGTGACCGGCAACAGTTACATGTTTCCCGGTTCTAACAATTCTTCCTTCCAGTCCCAGTATATCATTTAGAGACTGAGGACTTGGTACTGAATATACAAAATTTGTCTGGCATTCTGGAATGTGTTCATATATGAAATCAATTGAACAAAATTTTGATATTGCGTTTGATAACTGGTTCTCAATATCATCACCTTTTGCATGTTTGGTTATTGCAAGCCCTCTCCCAATCTGTGTGGCCTTTTTCATTGATTCTATCGTGAAAAGACGTGCTGCATCTATTGCTTCTGGTAATTTTTTTCCTCTTGCGATGTTTACACATAGGGATGCTGAAAAAGTACATCCGCCCCCATGATTTTCAAATTTTAGTCTATCATGAGAAAAAATGTAAAATTTTTCGTCATCTAGAAGAACATCTACAACCTTGGATCCTAAAGAAAAGTGTCCTCCTTTTATTATCACATTTTTTGCCCCTATTTTCTGAATCTTCTTTGCAGCATTTTTCATATCATTTAATGACTTGATCTTCAGACCTGTAATCTTTTCAGCCTCTGGAATATTTGGAGTGATTGCATATGAGAGAGGAATGAGCAATTTTTTGAAATCTGAAAAAGCGTTTTCTGTTTGAAGATCTCCGCCTGTCGTGGATTTGAATATGGGATCAAGAATTATTGGAATTTTAATTTTTTCAAGTTCTGAGTGTATTGCTCTGACTGTCTGTTTGTCATAAACCATTCCTATCTTTATTGCATCTACTCTAAAGTCTTCCAGAATTGATCTTATCTGGCTTTTTACAAGAAATGGTGCAACCGGTTCCACGTTGAAAAATTTTCTTGTGTTTTGACTTGTGACTGCAGTAATCACACTTGTACCATATGCCCCAAAAGCACTAAATGTCTTCATATCTCCCTGGATGCCTGCGCCTGAGGAAGGATCAGAGCCTGCAATGGACAAAATGTTCATGATCTTAGGTTTAGAAACTCACGTTTAAATCCAATTACTAGCTAAAAATAGTAAATTGAGTACTCAGATGAATGCCGCTAGAAGGGGTGTTGCTACAGATGAAATGAAAGCGGTTGCACGCGATGAATCTGTAACACTAGACTGGCTTATACCAAAAATTGCAAATGGTTCTATTATTATACCTCATAACAATTTTCGCTCACAAAAGATCAGAGTGGTTGGAATAGGAAAAGGAATGAAGACCAAGGTAAATGTAAACATTGGAAATTCTACCCTGAATCAGAATCTTGAAGAGGAAGTCAAGAAAGCCGAAATTGCAATAAAATATCACGCTGATACTATAATGGATCTAAGTGACGGAGGAGATGTTGGATTGTTTAGAAGGAGACTGTTGGAAGCTGCACCAATAGCATTTGGAACAGTGCCTGTTTATGAAGCGTACAATTATGGAGTTGAAAAACACAAGAATCCTCTTGATATCACAGAAGATGATTTTCTTAATGCATTTGAGCGTAATGTAAAAGATGGAGTTGACTATACTACAATTCATTCTGGAATAACAAAGGATATAGCAAAACGCATTCTTGCAGTAAAAAGACATGCTGGAATAGTAAGCAAGGGAGGCACTATCACAGCTGCATGGATGCTAAAGTATGATAAGGAAAATCCATACTATGAACACTTTGACTATCTTATTGAGATTGCAAGAAAATATGATGTTACTTTTAGTTTGGGAGATGCACTAAGGCCAGGTTCTATCCTTGACTCTCACGATGAACTCCAAGTTCAGGAAATGATCAACATAGCGCGACTCACTAAAATTGCACATGAGAAAGATGTTCAAGTGATGGTTGAGGGACCTGGACATGTTCCGCTCAACGAAGTTGCAGCAAATGTACGATTAGCCAAGTCTCTAATAGGAGAAGTTCCATATTATGTACTGGGACCTCTTGTGACAGACGTTGCGTCTGGACACGATCACATAGCAAGTGCCATTGGTGCAGCAATCTCTGCAAGTGAAGGCGTAGATCTATTGTGTTATCTTACTCCTGCAGAGCACCTTGCATTGCCTACTGCAGAGGAGGTCAAGGCGGGGCTTGTTGCATATAGGATTGCAGCACATGCCGGAGACTTGGTCAAGCTACGGGACAAAGCAATCAAGTGGGACATGGAAATGACAGAGGCAAGAAGAACTCTGAATTGGGAAAAACAAATTGCATTATCAATTGATCCTGAAGAAGCATCTCGCATTCATGCACGAAGTGGGCAGCTAAAAGGAAATACAGTTCCATGTACTATGTGTGGCGGTGCATGTGTTTACATCATGCTTCCACAACAACGGTTTACAACAACTGAAGTAGAAAAGTTACAGCAAACTAGCTAATACTTTATCAAGACTTGGTACTGTTTGAAATTTTGCCAGATCTGAAGGTGCTACCCATTGATATTCAGAGTTTTCCCAATTCAATTTTATCTTGTGTTCCTTTACAGAAAACAAAAATGGGAAAATCAACCACTCATGATTCTCGTATTGGGGAGAATCTGTTCTCATTTGAGATGCCGCACGAATGAGAGTAATTTGGTTTTCAGTAATGCCTGTCTCTTCATGTATCTCTTTTTTTGCTCTGTACAGAGGATCTTCGTGGCCTTCTATGATGCCGCTTATGCCTGCCCAGAGATCTTTCATTGTTCTTACCTTGTTACTTCGCTTTAAAATCAAATACTGTTCGTTCTGTGTCAAAAAGGATGTCACTATTTTTGTAGATTTCAATTATTTTTCTACAGCGCTTACCATTGTAACAAGTTTTTTGTATGCTTCGTCAAGATCAACATTCTTTGCTAGTCTCTCCTTTGCACTTGAGATGTACTTTATCATTTCTTCAGTCTTGTTCTCTTGAATTAAAATAAGCATTCTGCCAATATCCTTCCAAAACTCTTCTGCATACCTTCGAATTTCAGGATTTGAGATTATTGTTTCAATGAGTTCTTGAGGTTCTGTCATGATTCCTGTTGTGAGAAGTTTTTGGGCTTTGAAAGTAGTTCCGGCCATTTTTTCAACTAGGGTGAAATTCTCTTCCTTTGCAAATATGTTAGCAAGTGCCAAATTCACTAGATGTGGCATTCCAAGTACAATTGCTATTTTTTTATCATGCTCTGTAGCATCTATCTGGACAAAATTTGCTTCTTCAAACAATGACTTTGTAACAGCCATTTCTTTTTTCGCATCACGAATTGGAATTGATATTATGTTTTGACCCTTTAGCTTTTTAGTTCCCGGACCAAACATGGGGTGGATGCATATTGGATTTACCTTGTCTGGTATCTTGGAGAGGGCTGCTGCAGTTTTTGTTTTAAGAGAAGAGATGTCTATTAAATACGAGTCGCGTTTCATCTCTTTTGCAATTAGTCTTATTGTTTCAGGTGTACGTTTTACCGGGATGCATAAAATAACATAATCTGCCGTTAGAATGGCTCCTACAAGAGACTGCGCCTTTGTAACTGACTTGTTCAAAATTTCTTTCTCAGAGTCATATCCTATTATGTCATAATCTTTCTCAAGAAAATACTTTGAGAACCACTTTCCCATCTGGCCCTCTGCACCGATTATGGCAATCTTTTTTTTCATTATCTTGTTTTCAACCCTTCCTCTATTATTTGCATTCCCTGATTAAGTGTATCTTCTGGCTGACAGGCTGATATTCTGACAAATCCTTGATAATTCCCAAATCCTTCTCCTGGAGCTATTGCCACCCCCCTATCTAAAAGCCTGTTTGTAAAATCTATTGAATCAAAGTTCTCTTGTATTACCTTGGCAAACAAGTACATTGCCCCGTCTGGCTCTACAAAGTCTAACTTCATAGTTTTCGCTTTTTTTAGTATAATTTCTAACCTGTTTTTAATAGTTCTAGTATTGTTGGTTATATCTGCCTCTAATGCCTTCATGGCTACATATTGAATGGGTTCTGAAACATTTGTCAATGCAAGGGCCTGAAGTTTTGACATCTTGTCTATTATCTCTGGACTGGATATGGCATAGCCAATTCTAAAGCCCGTCATGGCATGTGATTTTGAAAATGATTGTGTTACTATTGATTTATTGTATCCATAAGTAAGGATACTTTTCCATGGTTTGTTTGCATATGATGAATAAATCTCGTCGCTTAACACATACAAGTTATTTTTCATTACCAATTCCATTATCTGGTCCTGTAAATTTATAGGAAGGATCTTACCGGTAGGATTGTTTGGATAATTGAGAACTAGCATTCTGGTATTTTCATTTATGGTATTTTTGATGTCCTCTATCTTTGGCTCCCACTTGCTTTCAAGTGTTGTATGTATTGTCCTTACCTTGACTCCTGAATTGAGAGCATTGTCTCTATATGCAGGCCATGCTGGCTCTATTATCATGATTTCATTTCCTGGGTTTAGTAGACTAGAGATTGCAAGAAATACCGAGAAACGTGCTCCTGGAGATACAAGAATATTCTGAGCTGATGTTGCGGTACCAAATTTTTTTACGATATGTTTTGCAAGTGCGTCCCTAAAATCTGACATTCCTCTAGAATCTCCATATTTGGTATATCCTTTGGAGTAGACTTCGGATAGTGCGGTGTGTACAATTTCTGGCGGGAGAAAATCAGGTTCCCCCACTTCCATGTGTATTATTTTTTTCCCCTCGCTTTCCAATTTCTTTGCTTTTAAAAATACTGCCATGTGGGTTGGTTTGTCTACGGACTGGATCTTGACAGACTCGTTTAATAGGAAATTTAACATCATCATTGCAGTTTTTTCGTCAAGTCCTATCTCTCTGCATAATGCGAGCACTCTTGTACGTAACTGGTTTTCTCTCTCCTCGTTTGTAACTCCGATGCCGAGATTATTTTTTAAATTCCCAATTTCTTTTGCTACATCATTTCTTTCCTTGAGTAATCTGATAACATCAAACGTAATCCTGTCTATTTTGTCGCGTAATTTGTTGATGTCTGACATTTTCTATCTTATGACTGGCGGAATAAAACCTGCTCTGATTGCGTGGTCTGCAAGCACAACTGATACTAGCGAATCCACTACCGGAGGTGCACGAGGAACTACGCATGGATCATGTCTTCCCTGAACTACCAAGGAAACAGATTTCTTTGTATGAAGATCGATAGTTTGCTGTTTTTTTGCTATTGATGATGCTGGTTTGAATGCCACTCGCAAGACAATTGGCATGCCTGTTGATATGCCTCCTAGTATGCCTCCGGCATTGTTGGTTTTAGTTTGAATTTTTCCATTTTTAATTAAAAATTCATCATTGTTCTCTGAGCCGTGCAGTGTTGAACCGTGAAAACCAGAACCAAATTCCACGCCTTTTACGGCCGGAATTGAAAAAAGAGCCTTACTCAGATCTGATTCTAGTGAGCCAAAAATTGGTTCACCAAGTCCTACTGGCAAGTTTACTGTTAATGATTCGACGATGCCTCCTATAGAATCTCCTCTTCGTCTTGCAGCAAGAATTGTTTCGCGCATCTTGGATGCAATTTTTGGATCAGGACATCTTACTTCATTGCTATATACAGAATTTTTCATCTTCATTGTTGCATGCTCCTTCATTTTTACACTTCCTACCTGGCAAGTATATGAAAAAGTTTCAATTCCCAAAGTCTTTGAAAGCAATTTTCTTGCTATTGCCCCTGCCATTACGAATGTGGCTGTCAGTCTTCCTGAAAATCTACCGCCTCCTCGAATATCATTGAATCCGTTATACTTTACAAATGCTGGATAGTCAGAATGCCCAGGTCTTGGTTTTAAAGTAAGATTGTCATAATCTTTTGAATGTTGATCCTTGTTCCAGATTATCATTGTAATTGGTGCTCCAGTTGTATGTCCTTTGTATGTGCCTGAAAGAATTTCTACCTTGTCATCCTCTTTTCTCTGGGTGGTGATAATGGATTGACCAGGTTTGCGTAAGTCTAACATGGTTTGAATGTCTCTTTCTCCAATTTCTAATCCTGCTGGACAACCATCTACTGTTGCACCTATGCATTTACCATGACTTTCGCCAAAACTTGTAAAAACAAAACGTTGTCCTATACTGCTTGAAGACATGATGAAATTCTCTTTTACGTGCTTATAATCCTTCTAGGAATTACTGTCTTTTGGGATGGAACGATTTGAAAATTCAAATTGTAAGATTTGCACCAATCTTTCTCATGTCCTCTACAAATGTTGGATATGAGACGTCAACAGAATCAGGATCAGTTATAGTGCAATTTCCAACAAACATGCCTGCTATGGAAAAAGCCATGAAGAGCCTATGATCATCTAAAGATTCTAGCTCCGCACTCTTTAGGGCTTTTGGAGAATCTAAAATCAATCCATCCTCTTTCTCTGTGACAATAATTCCAATCTTTGCAAGCTCTTTTGCCAAAATTGCTATCCTGTCTGTTTCTTTGAATCTTGCATGTTTTACATTGTAAATCTCAATCGGTTTTGATGTTTTTAGAGCAAGGATTGCCATTGGTGGGAGCAGGTCTGGATTGTTTGAAAGGTCAAACCTTCCTCCATTGAGAAGTTTTGGAGAAACTAGAGTTATTTTTTCTCCCAAGTTTATCTTGACTCCTAGTCTTTCCAAATATGATAATATCTCACGATCTCCCTGTGGCAGATCTCCCAAAGATGCATTGATTGACATGTCTTCTCCTAATAGTACTGCCGCAGAAAGCAAGAGAGCCATGCTTGAGAAATCTGAAGGAACTACAAAGTCTGCTGGCGTATATTTTTGGCTTGGTATGTTGTATTTTTTATATGGTGATATGGTATTGACTGTAACACCAAATTTTTTCATTGTGGCAATGGTGGAATCAAGATATGGCTTTGATACAAGTTCCCCGTCTATTTCCAACGTGATACCATTTTTCATTCTTGTACCTGAGATCAAGAGCGCAGAAATAAACTGGCTTGAGATTGAACCTGATATGTGAGTGTTTCCTCCTTCTGATCTGCCTTTTATGGTGACAGGAGGTTTACCGTCTGTTGACATGCACTCTACTCCAAGTTGTGTGAGGGCATCTAACAATGGCTGCATGGGTCTTTTTTGCAAGCTGGCGTCACCAGTAAGTGTAATGGTTTTATTCGAAAGAGATGCAATTGCTGTTGAAATTCTGATGGTGGTACCTGAATTTGATGCGTCGATTTGACTAGTTTGTGGAATTATTTCCCCAGTGCTCTCAACCGTTACGGTAGAACCATCGATTTCTATTTTTGCTCCAAATGCTTTACATGCATTGACTGTTGCAAGAGTGTCCCTTGAGAGTAGGACATTTCTTAGGACACTTTTTCCATTGGCAAGTGCAGCAAGAAAAATAGCTCGATGGGAATAACTCTTGTTTGGAGGGCATGATATAGTTCCTGATAAAATGGATTTGTCAGCCTTACATTTCATAAACTTCAGCCTTTTTGTTATTTACTTGTGAGACAATAATGCTTCCTTCTTGGGATGAAAACACTCTCTTTATGCTCTGCACCTTGTCATTTTTTAC
Coding sequences within:
- a CDS encoding GNAT family N-acetyltransferase; amino-acid sequence: MSSIKIRKLQKKDIFNGFLLSLDSLRKSSQIKPNKANAIFDKIAKNSHQVIYVAVDNSEIIGSASILIEQKFIHGGGKVGHIEDVAVRKEFQGKGVGNQIVVALLKYAQKQGCYKTILDCTDELIPFYEKIGFKRHSNSMRFDHLSKK
- the aroA gene encoding 3-phosphoshikimate 1-carboxyvinyltransferase, which translates into the protein MKCKADKSILSGTISCPPNKSYSHRAIFLAALANGKSVLRNVLLSRDTLATVNACKAFGAKIEIDGSTVTVESTGEIIPQTSQIDASNSGTTIRISTAIASLSNKTITLTGDASLQKRPMQPLLDALTQLGVECMSTDGKPPVTIKGRSEGGNTHISGSISSQFISALLISGTRMKNGITLEIDGELVSKPYLDSTIATMKKFGVTVNTISPYKKYNIPSQKYTPADFVVPSDFSSMALLLSAAVLLGEDMSINASLGDLPQGDREILSYLERLGVKINLGEKITLVSPKLLNGGRFDLSNNPDLLPPMAILALKTSKPIEIYNVKHARFKETDRIAILAKELAKIGIIVTEKEDGLILDSPKALKSAELESLDDHRLFMAFSIAGMFVGNCTITDPDSVDVSYPTFVEDMRKIGANLTI
- the aroC gene encoding chorismate synthase; amino-acid sequence: MSSSSIGQRFVFTSFGESHGKCIGATVDGCPAGLEIGERDIQTMLDLRKPGQSIITTQRKEDDKVEILSGTYKGHTTGAPITMIIWNKDQHSKDYDNLTLKPRPGHSDYPAFVKYNGFNDIRGGGRFSGRLTATFVMAGAIARKLLSKTLGIETFSYTCQVGSVKMKEHATMKMKNSVYSNEVRCPDPKIASKMRETILAARRRGDSIGGIVESLTVNLPVGLGEPIFGSLESDLSKALFSIPAVKGVEFGSGFHGSTLHGSENNDEFLIKNGKIQTKTNNAGGILGGISTGMPIVLRVAFKPASSIAKKQQTIDLHTKKSVSLVVQGRHDPCVVPRAPPVVDSLVSVVLADHAIRAGFIPPVIR
- a CDS encoding nucleotidyltransferase family protein, with amino-acid sequence MKAVILAGGLGTRLQPYTIFLPKAMLPLGEKPLLEHLIEWVKQGGVDSFVLCVSYLRKTIEDYFEDGSRFGVKIEYAVANRPLATAGQLKTAEEFIDDSFVCLYGDSIFDFNLKGMIENHRRKKSFVTMGLSEYKTKLQYGFIEMDKANRVNAWREKPEVKGNINIGCYVMEPGIFKFIPPNKPYGMDDVIRSAIAKKNKVNGYLIKSGFLDIGDKASYRRAYQQYITRLGRI
- the thiC gene encoding phosphomethylpyrimidine synthase ThiC, with translation MSTQMNAARRGVATDEMKAVARDESVTLDWLIPKIANGSIIIPHNNFRSQKIRVVGIGKGMKTKVNVNIGNSTLNQNLEEEVKKAEIAIKYHADTIMDLSDGGDVGLFRRRLLEAAPIAFGTVPVYEAYNYGVEKHKNPLDITEDDFLNAFERNVKDGVDYTTIHSGITKDIAKRILAVKRHAGIVSKGGTITAAWMLKYDKENPYYEHFDYLIEIARKYDVTFSLGDALRPGSILDSHDELQVQEMINIARLTKIAHEKDVQVMVEGPGHVPLNEVAANVRLAKSLIGEVPYYVLGPLVTDVASGHDHIASAIGAAISASEGVDLLCYLTPAEHLALPTAEEVKAGLVAYRIAAHAGDLVKLRDKAIKWDMEMTEARRTLNWEKQIALSIDPEEASRIHARSGQLKGNTVPCTMCGGACVYIMLPQQRFTTTEVEKLQQTS
- a CDS encoding prephenate dehydrogenase/arogenate dehydrogenase family protein, whose amino-acid sequence is MKKKIAIIGAEGQMGKWFSKYFLEKDYDIIGYDSEKEILNKSVTKAQSLVGAILTADYVILCIPVKRTPETIRLIAKEMKRDSYLIDISSLKTKTAAALSKIPDKVNPICIHPMFGPGTKKLKGQNIISIPIRDAKKEMAVTKSLFEEANFVQIDATEHDKKIAIVLGMPHLVNLALANIFAKEENFTLVEKMAGTTFKAQKLLTTGIMTEPQELIETIISNPEIRRYAEEFWKDIGRMLILIQENKTEEMIKYISSAKERLAKNVDLDEAYKKLVTMVSAVEK
- the thiD gene encoding bifunctional hydroxymethylpyrimidine kinase/phosphomethylpyrimidine kinase encodes the protein MNILSIAGSDPSSGAGIQGDMKTFSAFGAYGTSVITAVTSQNTRKFFNVEPVAPFLVKSQIRSILEDFRVDAIKIGMVYDKQTVRAIHSELEKIKIPIILDPIFKSTTGGDLQTENAFSDFKKLLIPLSYAITPNIPEAEKITGLKIKSLNDMKNAAKKIQKIGAKNVIIKGGHFSLGSKVVDVLLDDEKFYIFSHDRLKFENHGGGCTFSASLCVNIARGKKLPEAIDAARLFTIESMKKATQIGRGLAITKHAKGDDIENQLSNAISKFCSIDFIYEHIPECQTNFVYSVPSPQSLNDILGLEGRIVRTGKHVTVAGHLKYEGSKHVASAVLEMARKFPAIRSALNLKYDKKTIKNAVSKGFQVSSYDRDTEPARAKVKEGSTISWGTKAAIKTRNTPPDIVFHTGDFGKEAMIIIFGKNPEDVLRKTLKITKSFHPST
- a CDS encoding NUDIX domain-containing protein → MKSTKIVTSFLTQNEQYLILKRSNKVRTMKDLWAGISGIIEGHEDPLYRAKKEIHEETGITENQITLIRAASQMRTDSPQYENHEWLIFPFLFSVKEHKIKLNWENSEYQWVAPSDLAKFQTVPSLDKVLASLL
- a CDS encoding aminotransferase class I/II-fold pyridoxal phosphate-dependent enzyme, coding for MSDINKLRDKIDRITFDVIRLLKERNDVAKEIGNLKNNLGIGVTNEERENQLRTRVLALCREIGLDEKTAMMMLNFLLNESVKIQSVDKPTHMAVFLKAKKLESEGKKIIHMEVGEPDFLPPEIVHTALSEVYSKGYTKYGDSRGMSDFRDALAKHIVKKFGTATSAQNILVSPGARFSVFLAISSLLNPGNEIMIIEPAWPAYRDNALNSGVKVRTIHTTLESKWEPKIEDIKNTINENTRMLVLNYPNNPTGKILPINLQDQIMELVMKNNLYVLSDEIYSSYANKPWKSILTYGYNKSIVTQSFSKSHAMTGFRIGYAISSPEIIDKMSKLQALALTNVSEPIQYVAMKALEADITNNTRTIKNRLEIILKKAKTMKLDFVEPDGAMYLFAKVIQENFDSIDFTNRLLDRGVAIAPGEGFGNYQGFVRISACQPEDTLNQGMQIIEEGLKTR